In Haliscomenobacter hydrossis DSM 1100, the DNA window ACCGATACCCGCAGCATTGGCTACGAACCCAATTTCCGTTGGACCAAACCGAGCATCTCCCTGGTCAATGAAGCGAATTATTCGGATGGCCATTGTTACGCCTTTGCGATGCAAGACCAAAAAATCGGCAAACTGGTGGGCCAACAGGTGCCAGGTACTTGTACCTTCGCGAGCTGGGAAGCACTGCAAGACAACAGCATCCGCTGGGGCGTGCCGCCCGTGGGGGTAAAAGCCATGAACGGGAAATACCTGGAGAACTGGCCGACGGAACCGGATATCAAGGTGTGGAATGAGTACGAGGTGGTGTGGAAAGGGAAGGATCAGCAGCTGGAGGCGGCGGTGAAGGCGCTGTTGGGGGAGTTGAGGTAGGGTTTTTCTAACTTCAAAATTCATCATTCGTCTTTCACTTCAAAAATCGTAAGTCATGTATTCTTAACTCTTCACTCAGTAATAATTTTTTTTGAGTTGAGAGTTAAGAATACATGACTTAAGAGTTTAGAAGTGGGGAGGCAGCCTAAGAGCTTACTGGTGTTTAGTGACGGGTTTTGGTTAAACACTACATAAGCTGCTCAGGGTTAATTTCACGACCACGTTTTATGCGCTTCGCGCTTTTGGAGGCTTCGCCTCTTTTTGCTAAAAGCGACAGGATTGGAAAACGGACGAAACGGATTGAACGGATGAGAACGGATTTTTATTCCGCCTGCGGCGGATAAGGACGAGCCGAAGGCGAGTCAAAGTCCGTTCCTATCCGTTTAGTCCGTTTTATCCGTTTTCCAATCAATGCCGCTCTGCGCCGAAGGCGTCAAAGCGCGTTTGAATTGCTAAAAAACACTCCACCAGAGCTGGTGTGCTAAACTTTTACATTTTTTCAATACCTCAATCATGACAAAAAAAAGCTGCTTATCCCTCATTTTTCTCCTCTCGGTCAGTTATGGCTTTTCCCAAAACCTGCAAAAGGACACCTCAGCAATCAGGCAGGTGTTGACCGGTTTTTTTGAGGTTTTCACCAATCCGGACATGAAGCATTTTGACAACAATTGTGTCCCAAACTTCGAACTGTACGACATGGGTGAAATTTGGAACCGCGAGATGGTTGCCGATTACGTCAAAAACGTGCAAAGTAAACCGAAAGACTGGACCCGTACCAACCGCTTTGAGTTCATCAAATTCAATTTTCGTAAAAAAATTGCCTGGGTAAGTTATCACAACTACGCCGTCATTGCCAACTCAAAAACCAATACGACCAGGAATATCCATTGGTTGGAAAGTATGATTCTGGAAAAGATGAAGGGGAGATGGGTGCTGGTGCAGATGCACTCGACTTTGGTACCTTAAGTTGGGCATCTAGGATGATACATTCCATAGTATTTAGGCCGCTATTAACACCGGGTGATTCAATTTAATTACCGCATAATGCAAGCAAGCTTGTACATCCTCCAATTCAATCTCTAATTCTTCCACGACTTGTTCTTGGGTAAGTCCATTGGCAAGCAATTCCAAGACATCGGTGACTCGAATACGCATGCCTCGGATACAGGGTTTGCCACCGCACTGTTCAGGATTAATTGTGATACGCTCAAGCATAGTTGCTTTTTTTACAAACTTAGGCATAATTGTGAAACATAGCAACATGAACATTTCCCACTGCCCCTTTGGTGCCTTGAATGCGTACTCAGATTAAGGATTTTTTGAGTGGAGCGAGCGTGACGAGTACATGAGTGAAGAGTTTTGAAGTGAGGAGACTGCCAAACAGCTTGCTTGTAGCATCAGTCACCCCTTATGAATACCAAATAAAAGACTGTAGGAACATAATGTGAATATGCTTTGTTCACACAAAAACTAAAAGCTCAGAAAAAATATGCAAACGATTTTAACAGCCTTATCGCCTACGCTTATCACTGCTTGGAAAACTTATTTTTCTTCAACAGAAGATGTTGTAATCGTGGAAGGGGATATTACAAAAATTCCTTGTGATGCAATCGTAAGTCCAGCAAACTCATTTGGTTTCATGGACGGAGGGTTGGATTATGCACTTTCAGAACGATTTGGCTGGGATTTGGAAAAGCAACTTCAGCGTACAATTAAAGAACTTCCAGAGGGCGAATTATTGGTCGGGCAGGCATTAGTAATCGAAACAAATGACCATGAAATTCCATTTCTAATTTCAGCCCCTACTATGAGGATACCTACCAATTTTAACATCAATACTTCTGTTAATGCCTATTTAGTCATGAAAGCGATCTTGATCAAAGCTAAACAACATCCGTCAATTCAGCGGGTAGCTATTCCTGGCCTTTGTACAGGTATTGGCCAAATGGAAGAAAACATAGCAGCAAAACAGATGTTTCAAGCTTACAAAGAAATTGTTTTAGGTGAAAAGATGAATTTTTCAACTTTTGGCGAAGCGCAAAAATACCATTGGGAACTCAACCCAAAAGGAATGATTTGGGTGAGTAAGTAAAGACAGGTGTCATTTTGAGCTTTTCCGTTTGCTATTTTTTTTGTAGATTTGAAAAAAAACAAGAAGATGGAAGTTGTTTCCAAAAATTATATCTCCATTGATCCTGAGATTTGTAGCGGAAAACCACATATTGTTGGCCGCCGCATTACGGTGCCGCAGATTGCGATTTGGCATGAGTTTATGGGCAAATCGGCGGATGAGATTGCGACTGAGTATGATTTGAGCTTAAGTGAGGTTTATGCGGGTTTGGTTTATTATTTTGATCATCGCCAAGAAATGGATGATTTGATTGCGGAAAGTGAAAGCTTAGTATCGGCTTTGATCCAAAACACTCCCTCTAAAATCAAACTAAGCAATAGTGCCGCGTAAAATTCGCTTTTATTTGGATGAACAAGTCAGCAAATCTATTCAGTCAGGCTTAGTTCGACGTGGTATAGAAGTTTTGACTTCCCAAGAAGCAGATATGTTAGGTGCTTCTGACCTTGAGCAACTTGCATTTTGCGAGCAAAATGATTGGGTTATTTTTTCTCAGGATGATGATTTTCTAAAGTTAAATGCTGCTGGCCAAACGCACAAGGGTATTGTTTATGCCCGCCAAAGAACTTCAATTGGCTCTATTATTCAGGGCTTGATGCTGATTTATCAAGTTCTGGAAATGGAAGACATGGTGAATCATGTTGAATACATTTGATAAGATCAAAGGCAGGTGGGTATGGGTGCTGGTGCACTCGACTTTGGTGCCTTGAATATCAATTCATCCAAAACGTCATGAAACGTTTAGGCATCAAACTGCTGGATTTTAATTCAGAACTCGAAAAAATTGAACAATGGCTGTTCTGACTGATGTAAAGCATAAAAAGCAAATTATTCGACAATTGATAGATCGTTTGGCAAAGGTTGATGCGACTGAGTCAGCAGATGCTACCATCAAAGTGGCGGACGAACCCGGTGGGCATTATCTTTTATTCAACAACACCTGGAAAGATGGCAGAAGGTATTACGGCTGCTTCTTGCACATTGATGTTAACCCTGATGGTAAAATCTGGATTCAACACGATGGAACCGATCAGAATCTAGCAGAGCTATTGATGGAAGCAGGGATTTTAAAGGAGGAAATTGTGTTGGGGTTTCAGCCGCCTGGGGTGAGAGAGGTGCTGGGATTTGGAGGTGGATAGCGCAAGTCATTATAAACCTCTTATGAGGCTTCCTTTCATCAGAAAATCAACTATTTTTGTACCGAAAACTATAAATTATGTGCTCATTGAAGCATAATTAAAATCATTAAAGCAAAATAAATGCAGGAAGGCAAAAAATCCAGGATAATTAAAACTATTGGTGCTCTGGTAATATTTGCAACTCTAATAAGTGGCTTAGCAGATTTTGGTCAAATTGTAAATTGGTTTTCATTAAAGCCTAAAAACCAGCATCTTCAAGAAAAGGACACTCTATTGCACCCAAAGTTCGAAAACCCAATGCTATCATTTGCAGATCCTTCAGAAAATAGAGAGTTAATTTCTAAAGAATCTCTATTCGGTTATCAAGACAGAAAAGGTAATGTGGTAATTCATCCACAATATGATTTTGCAAGAGATTTTTCGGAGAACAAGGCTATTGTTCGAAAAGGTAATCAACTTCTATTAATCGATACTTTAGGTAAAATTTTATTAGAACTAAATTATGATGATGCTGAAAGTTTTTTCGAAGACAGAGCGCTTGTATATAAAAATAAAAAATGTGGATTCATTGACCCTTCTGGAAAACTAGTAATTCCTCTAAAATACGAAGATGGGAGTGGTTTCAACAATGGCAGAGCTATGGTTTCAAAAAATAGAAAAGTCGGTTACGTAGACATATATGGCAATGTAAAAACTCCTTTGATTTATGATGGATCACTAGGTTTTATGGAAGGGAAAGCAGCAGTCTATAAAGACAATAAAGTAGGATTTATTAATCTTGATGGAGAGCTAATCTGGACTTTATCCCTTTTAGGCAGAAGCGCCAATAAGGACATTCCAAAGATACCTGATGTTATGAATATAATTATCAACAAGGGTATTTTTGGAGGAGGTTAAAAATTGATTATGCCTCCAGATAGCCGTTTTTACAGCACGGAGGACATCGGAAAAAGAGACGATATGCTTAGGATACCAAGCGGTGGTAAATGGTTTGATAGGGCTGCTTTGATGAAGGGAATGCGCCAATAAGGTTGTGATGGAAAAAACGGAAAAGAGCAGAGGAGTTGAACGTTCAATCGCCAAGTCAGACCATTGTCGTTGGGTTTCGACCCCCAGATGTCTGCGCACTTCAGCAAAAGTAACTTCAATGCGCCAACGGCGAACAAAGAAGTTGATGATTTGCACCGGATCGAGTTTGAGATCAGTAGTAGCGAGCAGCGCGGGCTCCATTTCATTCAAAGGGTCTTTGATGAGTACCCATTGAATGGGAACAATGGGCGAAGAAGCCTTATACCAGAGCGCTTTACCGGAGGTAATGAGCATGGTTTGGTTAGTTCGATCATACCATTGACTAAAATGAACTTTAG includes these proteins:
- a CDS encoding nuclear transport factor 2 family protein — its product is MTKKSCLSLIFLLSVSYGFSQNLQKDTSAIRQVLTGFFEVFTNPDMKHFDNNCVPNFELYDMGEIWNREMVADYVKNVQSKPKDWTRTNRFEFIKFNFRKKIAWVSYHNYAVIANSKTNTTRNIHWLESMILEKMKGRWVLVQMHSTLVP
- a CDS encoding DUF433 domain-containing protein, whose translation is MLERITINPEQCGGKPCIRGMRIRVTDVLELLANGLTQEQVVEELEIELEDVQACLHYAVIKLNHPVLIAA
- a CDS encoding macro domain-containing protein, whose protein sequence is MQTILTALSPTLITAWKTYFSSTEDVVIVEGDITKIPCDAIVSPANSFGFMDGGLDYALSERFGWDLEKQLQRTIKELPEGELLVGQALVIETNDHEIPFLISAPTMRIPTNFNINTSVNAYLVMKAILIKAKQHPSIQRVAIPGLCTGIGQMEENIAAKQMFQAYKEIVLGEKMNFSTFGEAQKYHWELNPKGMIWVSK
- a CDS encoding DUF433 domain-containing protein; the protein is MEVVSKNYISIDPEICSGKPHIVGRRITVPQIAIWHEFMGKSADEIATEYDLSLSEVYAGLVYYFDHRQEMDDLIAESESLVSALIQNTPSKIKLSNSAA
- a CDS encoding DUF5615 family PIN-like protein, translated to MPRKIRFYLDEQVSKSIQSGLVRRGIEVLTSQEADMLGASDLEQLAFCEQNDWVIFSQDDDFLKLNAAGQTHKGIVYARQRTSIGSIIQGLMLIYQVLEMEDMVNHVEYI
- a CDS encoding XisI protein, with the translated sequence MAVLTDVKHKKQIIRQLIDRLAKVDATESADATIKVADEPGGHYLLFNNTWKDGRRYYGCFLHIDVNPDGKIWIQHDGTDQNLAELLMEAGILKEEIVLGFQPPGVREVLGFGGG
- a CDS encoding WG repeat-containing protein; translation: MQEGKKSRIIKTIGALVIFATLISGLADFGQIVNWFSLKPKNQHLQEKDTLLHPKFENPMLSFADPSENRELISKESLFGYQDRKGNVVIHPQYDFARDFSENKAIVRKGNQLLLIDTLGKILLELNYDDAESFFEDRALVYKNKKCGFIDPSGKLVIPLKYEDGSGFNNGRAMVSKNRKVGYVDIYGNVKTPLIYDGSLGFMEGKAAVYKDNKVGFINLDGELIWTLSLLGRSANKDIPKIPDVMNIIINKGIFGGG